In Salvelinus namaycush isolate Seneca chromosome 12, SaNama_1.0, whole genome shotgun sequence, the DNA window tatacacaactgaaatattttattaaagtaatgtgaataaattgtTAATAGGTGATActcagtaatgggcagtcactaccatcatgggacttaattgttttatttattgtgtTATAGCACTCAACAAAAacaatgcatagtgcatttaatgtttttaaaattataataattgaaaCCCGTGATTATATGTTAATAATCAAACAGAAactgaaccgacctcaaaaatcgctcagcactagtgtGCAGGCATCCATATCGAACAAATTTGGGTGGATACTAAGAGTTACTCTTGTCTAGACTCTAAATGAATGACGATAACCCTAGAGTCAATTTTGCACAATACTCAACAGGACCTAGACAAAACCAACTCACCGGCAGAGGCAGGGCCATTGTTATGGGAGTGTATTGACAGTACATATTCAAAGGCACAGGAACAAACACAGGCACAGGGACTGGCAACATCGCAGGTGGAGACTGCAAGAAATCATCTGAAACAGACAAACAATTTATGAAAACCATGAAGTTATGTTTTTGCCATTGCTAATTATAATTGTTGTAGGCCTGATTTAACAAAAAATGCTCTTAATATATGAATAgggatatattgtataaataGTATAAAACTATACAGTATAAGACTAAATCAGTGAGTCccatagagagagacatgggtTTACGTTAACCATTACCTGTCTGGGAACTCTGGGACTTCATCTCAGGTTTACATGTGACACCGGTAGTAGTCATCATGGGTTTACACATGGAGGATTTGTTCCTTTGGGAGATAGGTGGAGTGACGGGAGGAGCAGGCTTGGCTACAGTCCTTGTCAGTACTCTTTCTGTGGCCTAAAATAACAgaaacattaaaaaatatatatcagaaTTGGAACGGTCGCTCAGATTTGACTGAAATTAAGCAACGTTTTTTTCCCCAAGCACAATAAAATGTGTGGTGGTGAAAGCCATGATTAAATGCATTTAGTCATCTTTCGGTGGTATTTCCCCCCCCCACCTTTCGTAGCATCGAGTCAAAAAGCACACTTACTTCACTTGTCTTTGTAGCAGCAGGGGGAGGCGTAGAATCTGAGGAATTACCTGTAAGCCCAGTAAACATATAGAATTTTAATAGCCAATTACTGAGAGACGAACACATGTTTACAATTGCACAAAGGCATTCACTGTAACACCAAACAATTACAAAGTGTACTTATAAAAATCATTCCCATGTATGGATTGAGTTTATGAAAAATAGTGTGCGCATTTGTGTACATGTAGCACTGTTGAGCAGGCTCTCAGGGCCCTGCTTGGTGTCTAGGTTGGGCTGGTTCTGTTGGCTGTAGAAGAGCAGGAGGCACGGCTCGTCACAATAGTGTTTGATCTCTCCCCTCCAGTGGATGGTCTCCAGGAGCTGCCCCTGACGCTTGCAGGCATGGCACTTTGCTTCCTAGAAGAACAGACACGGCTCAGAACACCCATACATACAGCACGTAGCATGTTAAAAGAGGACACTGCTCACACAATTTGATCGCATATCATGCATATTCTTCTGATTCATTTTTTCCCATGCATGAACATATTCTGCCAGTTTGCATTCCGAAGCTACCATTCCTATATCAAGTCTAGAATATCACATACAAATGTACTATGTACAGTGAGAGTGAACTGAATGCAGCCCGTGTACAAGCAGGTATCTAAAACTTATCAGGGCCGGTTATATAGCATTGTGATTGATTAGACATACTTTCAGGGACCACAGGAAGTATTTGCTTTTACAATCTTCGCTGCAGAAGTCCCACGTGTTGCCATCCTGTTCCTCTGTGACCGCCCGTGAGCAGGTCTGAGAACAGTATGTACAAGTTATACAGCACAGGCCCAGTTGTTTAGCAAAGTCTTGCTTGTATAGTAGTATGCAACCTtggtaaaaaaaaagatatataaaaaAAGGAGACAAAACACTTATAAGTCTCTGCCTAGACACATAGGAAAGTGTTTCCATGTAAACCAACAATCCATTAAATCTGAAAATGCACACAGAAACGCATGCATTATCCTAACCGTCACTGCAGAACGCCTTCTCCACCCCAGAGAACTTCATCTTCTCATGCAGAGGTTTCTCTTGCTTGCAGTGCTCACACACAGAAACCACACCATTCAGGCGCTTGTAGTCCTCACAGCACTCCTTACAGCAAAACTGATATATTGAGTCCTGAAAGCAAATGAAATAGAATGGTGCATGTACTTTTTATTTGAGTAGTCTTGATAAAATAAGTGTTCACTAAACCAGCTGTAAGACACATTTTTGCCACAATGTTGAGGCTAGTAAATTAATAAACACGTATGTACAAGGAATTACCTGCCAATCTAAGATTACTGGTTTCCCATTGAACATGTTATGACAGGAGACACAGTTGAAGTAGAGATCTCCATTGGGACTGTTGCGCTGTGAAGAAGCAGTGAGCATATTTGTTAAATTGGGGATTAAACAAGAAAATGAGCAGCAAAGCATTTTAGCCAAGGCAAACAAAACAACATCACAGGACTAGTATCAAAGACAGACTCAAGAATCGCTCAGAGGTTTCGCAAGAACAAAACAAACCCTAATTCATAGGTTTTTAGGTAGAATAAAGGTGAAAGCTTTCAAAAGGTGACCTTCTCCACATGAAAGCGCTTTAAGATGAGCTTTTATTTTAATGGGCTCCAGAAGTGAGGCGGAGCGCCCCACTGCAGCCGCTTGGTGTGCATTTTAACTAGCATTTTTCTGTTTACAGGCACCTACGGCCAAGCCTGTACATCACTGTAAATATTAGCTGTTCCTTTTTTAATCACTTTCAGAATCCTTCACCAAAAATCTCCTTTGaatgattttttttattgaacaaCTGAGGCATAAAAAATGTACGTTTAAAACAAATCCACATAAAATAACTAAATGTTGTATAAGCATCTGGCAGACATGTTTTAATGCAAAAAACATACTTAGAGTAGACATGACTAAACACTGGATGATGCATATGTAGATTGTTATTTTGTCTCAACTCTATTCAGGGTACCTGAAATGTGCTCCAACAGCTAGGGCTACAGAAGACGTAAATGGTCTCATTTGCTTTACAGTAGTACGGTTCAGAGGGGCTTCTTTTGCAGAAACTGCAAGAGTCACTGGGAACTGGAACAGAAGCAGATTAGTAATAATGAAGACTAATTCAGGCAGACATCACACCATTCTGATTGTGTAAACAAGCCAAGGAGAGTAGAATGTACCTGTGTCCCCAGAAGTTTTCACTTTATGTGAAGCAATACAGCACAAAGAACAGAAGTGTTTGGTGTTCCCATACTGATCCACTTTAGACAGCATGTCAAAGATCTTACACAAAGTCCTACACCACTGGCACGAGAGCACCTTAGTGTTTTTCTGAAATCAAAAGACAACACAGCAGCCATTGAGATCAACACCATATCATTTTCAGGTAGAAATATGCCTAAAGTACATTCCTCCACCCACCATCTTATAGAGTCTGAGACAGGAGGAGTTACAGAACCTCCTCTGTTGGCCCTCATGCAGTAGGTACTCAGGCCGGGAGGTGAAGGTGTTGATGTAGGTGCCACAAGCGTCACAGCAGCTGGTCTTCAGGCCCTTGGTGGCCCGGAAACGGTTGAAACAGGCATCACTGCACATGAGGTGAATCACATTGCCCATGGTTACCTCATGGTTGATCTGAGGCAGGAGAGGAAAGAAATGTAGGACAGGCTCAGAGATCATTTCAATCAAATCTAACTTAAAATATCACTTCCCTTGGTGTTTACATCAGTCCACCAAAATCTTGTAGCTGGCTATGATTTATTCTGGTGCATGCTCATAGCATACAAAGACCCACAGCAGCACAAATAATAGAATTCCCTCCTCCCCTATAATCACAGCATGCAGTACATCTAGTTAGAAACATACAAGTCGGTATTCAATTGTGAAATTATCAACACGAGGACAGTGAAATGTGTTTAGGCATTCTTTATTGTCACTTCTGGGAAAAGCCCATGGTTTGACAAATACTTCACATCAACACAGGTGGTTGGTGGCCCGCCCTAGATAGACTGAGCTCGGATTGAAGCGTGCAGATCAGATCTCTAACCAGTATTTCTAACACAAAAGGCAACTTTAAAGAATGTATACCATAATCACATCATTGTGTGGTTTTGCAGCGCTTGGCATTAAAAAGTGCTTacttattttgaatacattttattGTACTAATTTACAAATGACTAACAGATGGTGGGGGGAAACAAACCAGAATAGGTAAGGCTGGTGCCAGCTTTTCAATAAATTGTTGCAAGAGTAGAAGCTGCAGTCTTTAAAATAGCTTCAATATAAAGTATGGTTCAATATAATGTACACACAAAAAAAGCCTACTGTATTTTCAAATCAAAGGCATTGTGGAAGTGTAGTCATCCTGTGTTAAATCATCATCCTACTGTCTACTGGAGCTCCCTCTTACTGAGACTCCCTGCCACTAATGTGTTCAACATGAAGCCAATCGGCTGGGAGCAGATCATTCAAAATGTGATGGTCAAAGCTTTGGTACCTCACGCATGTGGTTGCACACACTGCATCTTTGGCCAGGGGTACTTGGTTTGGGGGGCTGTTTCGAACCCTTCTCCAGCCGGGCCTCATACATGGAAAGACAAGTGTTGTTGCAGAATTCTTGGAAGGATTGTGACTGGCCAACCTGTGCAAGCATGGTGTCTTTACTATTCCCCATGTCCCTAAAAGAGACATTTTGTTGAGATCAAAACAATGTACAAGGTTTACACTTTACTGTGAAACATGAGGAATTGGTTATGGATCCACTGTACTTACTGGAAAGAGAAGCTAAAAATACATTCATTGAATATCTATTGAGAAGCTTACCTTTTACAGAAAGCACAGGGCTTTTTCTTGGGGGCTTTCTTGCCAAAGGAgttaaggcaggtggagctgcaGAAGAGCTGAGGCTGACCCCTGCGCTGGTAGGCTGTCTGTCCGCTCTGCAGCATTCCACTGCAATTGGCACAGAGGACTCTGGTAGGCTGGCGAGGGGGTGGCAGCCGGGGTGGAGGGGGTCCTCCAGACCTCTGGGTGTACCCAGGGGTAGAGGCAGGGCAAGACGGCTTGGGAGCAATGAGCCGGGGGGACAGGGTGTTTTGGCTCCTTTGGGAGGCCCTGGTGGAGCGTCGGAGGCCTGACCGTGCAGGGTCAAAGTCTGTGTCCCTCGGATCGTCAGCTGTATCGTCAGAGTCGCTGTCTGTTAGCTGGTCTGCAGCAGGAGACAATGCATTTAGGGCAGCATGATAATCATAAATAGACAAATAGTCATACATAATGAGTTATTGAGACTAAACATAAGCAGCTTGTGAAGTAGTGATGTTTAACCTCCATCAGACGTAATGTTTTTCCTCACTTCTCCACGACGAGGacggcctctctttctcccctacaATAAATCAGAGTAAATAAGGTTAATTCACTTACTTTTAAAGAAAATGTCTGCAATGAATGGGAAGTCGTTTTTGTACCGTAGTATTTTGACCACTTTGAGAAACTTTTGGATCCTCAATGGCGACCTCAGTTTCAGGTTGTTCCTCAGCTGAAACAAACACAATCATCAGTAACTAAAGGCTGTTCATGACATAGATATGCAAGCTGTATGTGAACTGTGATGGCTATTTGAAGTAGTGATTTCAAATTATTTCTAAAAAACATGTAATGTAACCTAAATTAAGTTTTACATTTCACTTTATAATTCTCCAACTATTTCTGTGGCACTGAGACTTCTGTGTGTGACATTGAGACAAGAGTTAATAAAGTACTAGGAAGGAGAAAGATCCTACAAACAAAAGTTACTTACTAGTACACATACCTTCACCTGGTGTCAATGGCTGGGCCCAGGATGATAGTGGGGACATACTGCCCCTCACTGGTTGTTCTCTCTCATTCTTTTTCTCTGCTGTGCCTGTGTCTTCTACCTTTGGCACCAATCCAAAGAATGATAAGGCTTCCTCTTTGCCTGGACCATCCTCAGAGTGTGAACCCTCTACGCTGACTATAGAAGGCATATTTGGATCAACGTCATCTTGAGAAGTTGCAGAGGGATCTTCTAGTACTATGTCCATTCGCTCCTCTCCAGTCTCCGACATCGGTGTACCAGTTACAGTCTGAGTTCCCTCTGTGACCTCCAGCCTGTCTGTCCCTGGCTCAGCGCCCATTTCTGGCAAGGCTTCTGTGTGGCCCTGCCCGCTCCGCTCATCCTGATTGAGGCCTGTAGCTGGGCCTGAATGTTCGGGAAGGTCTGAGGGCCCGGGAAGGTCTGAGGGCCCGGGAAGGACTGTGCGGCTGTAAAACTCCTCCACCTGGGCTTTGGACAGTTCCAATGAGTCTGGGTCCCCCAGGATGCTCAGGCTGTCCTGAGTTTTCTGCCTCTGTCTTTCAGATTGGGTGAGAATGGTTGTCAGCTCATCAAGATTCTGCTGCTGCCCACTTTGTCCCTCTGTTCCCTGTGAGCAGGTCACCTCCATATCAGTCTGTAGGTCCATATCACTCTGTGGAGACAGTAGGTCTACATCAGTCTGAGCAGGCAGCAGGCCCATATCGGCATGCCCAGAAAACAGGTCCATATCAGTCTGTGTTGATAGAAGGTCTAGGTGCACATTCTCATTGGCCATCTGAAAAGAGCCAGAGGTTTCTGGATGCTCTGAGGGTTCCATACTCTGCACctacataaagaaaacaaaaacacaatGGTTTGATTTCAGTCTCAGATGTCATGTCAATCAAATGTGGTGGTCGCTGGATAAAATTACAGCCATAAGTAGTTTATTGTGGCTCCTCTATTCTAGACAATGAGGTCCCACCAGTGAATGCATCTACTTACCTAAGTACATTTGCTAACTAAAGTTCGCTACTAGCTAGTTCCACCCATATCAATGTTGCTGCCTTTTGGCGCGCCTCACCTGGCGGCGTCTCCATTTCTGTAATTTAGAATGCTAGTTAGCAAGCTGGCTATCTGGAAATCTATCTAGCTACATGTTAGCCCATTATTTGCTACACATAATGCATCTCAATACTAGCAATACAGTAGACATAGCTTGCTACTCGCAAGGGAGGCGTGTGTTTATGACTCTGCAAAGAGACCGGtactggctaaagttagctagcttaaAATAGGCTATCTGCTAACGTTACGAACCTAACGTTTCCTTACGCAATCTAGCCGTCAAACTAATTCACTAGCTGGCTAATTACAATATCGTAACTTTATTACAAGATACTAATAATGATTAAACAAATAATTATAGACTTCAACAATATATGGTGAATTTACCTGAAAATATTAAATGTTACTGTAGCTAAAATGTTGCATGCAAGCGCCACCAAACTGCGGTCTAGCGTGCGTGCCTTATTGGTTAGTTTCAAGCTACAACTTCTTCTACTATGGCAGCCTGAAAACAAACGTTAtaggtgcatgccgccacctactgtactggagtgtgtgGTCAATCACAGGTTACAGCCtttagaaaaaaagaaaacatacATTAAAATTAAATAATACCTAATCCTGTACTATTAAGAAAATAATAAAGAGCCCTACTAACTTCTAACAAACCCTCCCCCATCACCCAAATCCCTTCctaccccccacccccctgtCCAACCTCAATGACCCTTATCAATCTTTGTCTTTCTTCCACGTACAATACAACAGCACGTGCTTCACCATTTCATCAACCATGCActccagacacaaaccatttaCATGCTTGCCAACcagatcacaggaggttggtggcaccttaattggggagaacgagc includes these proteins:
- the LOC120057181 gene encoding zinc finger MYM-type protein 3-like codes for the protein MEPSEHPETSGSFQMANENVHLDLLSTQTDMDLFSGHADMGLLPAQTDVDLLSPQSDMDLQTDMEVTCSQGTEGQSGQQQNLDELTTILTQSERQRQKTQDSLSILGDPDSLELSKAQVEEFYSRTVLPGPSDLPGPSDLPEHSGPATGLNQDERSGQGHTEALPEMGAEPGTDRLEVTEGTQTVTGTPMSETGEERMDIVLEDPSATSQDDVDPNMPSIVSVEGSHSEDGPGKEEALSFFGLVPKVEDTGTAEKKNEREQPVRGSMSPLSSWAQPLTPGEAEEQPETEVAIEDPKVSQSGQNTTGRKRGRPRRGEVRKNITSDGDQLTDSDSDDTADDPRDTDFDPARSGLRRSTRASQRSQNTLSPRLIAPKPSCPASTPGYTQRSGGPPPPRLPPPRQPTRVLCANCSGMLQSGQTAYQRRGQPQLFCSSTCLNSFGKKAPKKKPCAFCKRDMGNSKDTMLAQVGQSQSFQEFCNNTCLSMYEARLEKGSKQPPKPSTPGQRCSVCNHMREINHEVTMGNVIHLMCSDACFNRFRATKGLKTSCCDACGTYINTFTSRPEYLLHEGQQRRFCNSSCLRLYKMKNTKVLSCQWCRTLCKIFDMLSKVDQYGNTKHFCSLCCIASHKVKTSGDTVPSDSCSFCKRSPSEPYYCKANETIYVFCSPSCWSTFQRNSPNGDLYFNCVSCHNMFNGKPVILDWQDSIYQFCCKECCEDYKRLNGVVSVCEHCKQEKPLHEKMKFSGVEKAFCSDGCILLYKQDFAKQLGLCCITCTYCSQTCSRAVTEEQDGNTWDFCSEDCKSKYFLWSLKEAKCHACKRQGQLLETIHWRGEIKHYCDEPCLLLFYSQQNQPNLDTKQGPESLLNSATCNSSDSTPPPAATKTSEATERVLTRTVAKPAPPVTPPISQRNKSSMCKPMMTTTGVTCKPEMKSQSSQTDDFLQSPPAMLPVPVPVFVPVPLNMYCQYTPITMALPLPLPVPMFLPVTLDHIDKLVEYIKELKLQIPSDPLEADILAMADMIAEESKGKGSSDLSDLDSEQKAGPLLRDYSLFESSSQDDILSMAVNMDDVLTEPGQDPVDELTKASLDLNPNVDFLFDCGIPPHATSPEQSSNVAVQKGPKRQAMPEMTLHDPLDSQPLGAGLNSSLGVKAWRSWSQSKHSDADDRKQKPLDLLLCSPEELNHGLSQFVQDIVHPRGPCYKPDSIFYLCLGVQQYLLENNRMVNIFTDQLYVTFAQELNKIVNKWLPSNGGLVSRVLEEHLWECKQLGVYSPFVLLNTLMFFNTKSFGLTTVEQHLQLSFATVTRQAKRRSTPHGMVKSSSVCYHPKSHHKRTSKEVGLGKRKRDEASELEQQENRMNPLRCPVKFFEFYLSKCSDGVRSSCSAFYLQPEGTCMAESSRWYSDIPMDKGRLGIMLNRILAVKDVYDEHPAQEDMD